A region of Micromonospora sp. WMMD882 DNA encodes the following proteins:
- a CDS encoding DUF397 domain-containing protein, with translation MNDLVGAIWRKSSRSNDQGLCVEVADNLVGSLGVVGIRDSKDLTGPALAVSPLGWSAFVTALRSGQMRP, from the coding sequence ATGAACGATCTCGTCGGCGCCATCTGGCGCAAGAGCAGCCGCTCCAACGATCAGGGTCTCTGCGTGGAGGTGGCGGACAACCTCGTCGGCTCCCTCGGCGTGGTCGGCATCCGCGATTCCAAGGACCTCACCGGTCCGGCGCTCGCGGTCAGCCCGCTCGGGTGGTCGGCGTTCGTCACCGCCCTGCGGTCCGGCCAGATGCGGCCCTGA
- a CDS encoding SRPBCC family protein, translating to MSTVSVTDFVDAPAEQVWRLLTELPARADRLTAADAVEVLTPGPFAAGTSWRETRVRPDGGRLTEEYVVGAVEPPHRLVLSSPGIGVDYRITWTLRPARRHGRPGTAVTVAQEAVPNAPYGRVLALLFGGLAARTVEGALRRDLADLAAAVGR from the coding sequence ATGTCCACGGTGTCGGTGACGGATTTCGTCGACGCCCCCGCCGAGCAGGTGTGGCGGCTGCTCACCGAGCTGCCCGCCCGCGCCGACCGGCTCACCGCCGCCGATGCGGTGGAGGTGCTGACCCCCGGCCCGTTCGCCGCCGGAACGTCCTGGCGGGAGACCCGCGTCCGGCCCGACGGCGGCCGGCTGACCGAGGAGTACGTGGTCGGCGCGGTCGAGCCGCCGCACCGGCTGGTGCTCAGCTCCCCCGGGATCGGCGTCGACTACCGGATCACCTGGACCCTGCGGCCGGCACGCCGGCACGGCCGGCCCGGCACCGCCGTCACCGTCGCGCAGGAGGCGGTGCCGAACGCCCCGTACGGGCGGGTGCTCGCCCTGCTCTTCGGCGGCCTGGCCGCCCGTACGGTGGAAGGGGCGCTGCGCCGGGACCTCGCCGACCTGGCCGCCGCCGTCGGTCGGTGA
- a CDS encoding PQQ-binding-like beta-propeller repeat protein: MVIRKDRRRRVVGVVAVLLVAGLAGATVHRVLAPAEVVTVARGELPAVASPASGPIGRFATAPLLVDGRLRVYATTRQVWADAPVDDRQRNTPYWSYRRWPAQLSGVVTGGATVVSRWSDGQLVALHAHTGRIAWRAAAPAPPDGYTGRRTGASTVWTPVGLHTATTPDGRPVVVTVGDRQAQGSELTTGRRLWRVDLDPGCRTAIGTTVTGRLATLDRCADGTVVEFRDAATGAVVERWRPPGAAAASVVTPTGCATARSACGGLRVAEPETTGADPADGRGWLVDTGSPVAAPGLDRTGAVLAGPAGVAVTAGVVTGRSARTGDELWRRTDLGPGVRVLGAQPGRVHLLTEEKDLVTLDPATGVLRSRFRLTVGRDGTGWTPGLAYAADGYLAVERLRTPVDVGADDHRYYPMAEPVVLAAT, translated from the coding sequence ATGGTGATCCGCAAGGACCGGCGACGACGGGTGGTCGGCGTGGTCGCCGTGCTGCTCGTGGCCGGGCTGGCCGGGGCCACGGTCCACCGGGTGCTCGCCCCGGCCGAGGTGGTCACCGTCGCGCGCGGGGAGCTACCCGCGGTGGCGTCCCCGGCCAGCGGGCCGATCGGCCGGTTCGCCACCGCCCCGCTGCTCGTCGACGGGCGGCTGCGGGTGTACGCCACCACCCGGCAGGTCTGGGCGGACGCGCCGGTCGACGACCGCCAACGCAACACCCCGTACTGGTCGTACCGGCGCTGGCCGGCGCAGCTCAGCGGGGTGGTGACCGGCGGGGCCACGGTGGTGAGCCGCTGGTCCGACGGCCAGTTGGTGGCGTTGCACGCGCACACCGGCCGGATCGCCTGGCGGGCCGCGGCGCCGGCCCCGCCGGACGGCTACACCGGGCGACGCACCGGCGCGTCGACCGTCTGGACGCCGGTCGGGCTGCACACCGCGACCACCCCGGACGGACGGCCCGTGGTGGTGACCGTCGGCGACCGCCAGGCGCAGGGCAGCGAGCTCACCACCGGGCGGCGGCTCTGGCGGGTGGATCTCGACCCGGGCTGCCGTACCGCCATCGGCACCACCGTCACCGGCCGCCTCGCCACCCTGGACCGCTGCGCGGACGGCACCGTCGTCGAGTTCCGGGACGCCGCCACGGGCGCGGTGGTCGAGCGCTGGCGTCCGCCGGGCGCGGCAGCGGCGTCGGTCGTCACGCCCACCGGATGCGCCACCGCCCGTTCGGCCTGCGGCGGTCTGCGCGTCGCCGAGCCGGAGACCACCGGGGCGGACCCCGCCGACGGCCGGGGCTGGCTGGTCGACACCGGGTCGCCGGTCGCCGCCCCCGGCCTCGACCGGACCGGCGCGGTGCTCGCCGGGCCGGCCGGCGTGGCGGTGACCGCCGGCGTGGTCACCGGACGGTCCGCCCGCACCGGCGACGAGCTGTGGCGGCGCACCGACCTGGGCCCCGGGGTCCGGGTGCTGGGCGCCCAGCCCGGCCGGGTGCACCTGCTCACCGAGGAGAAGGACCTGGTCACCCTGGACCCGGCGACCGGCGTGCTGCGGTCCCGGTTCCGGTTGACCGTCGGCCGGGACGGCACCGGCTGGACGCCCGGCCTCGCCTACGCGGCCGACGGTTACCTGGCGGTGGAACGGCTCCGCACCCCGGTCGACGTCGGGGCCGACGACCACCGGTACTACCCGATGGCCGAGCCGGTGGTCCTCGCCGCGACCTGA
- the hisC gene encoding histidinol-phosphate transaminase, producing MTDTGRQQPPLRLTRADLDALPNYVPGRSPADLARELGIPEAVKLASNEVPYGPLPGVVEAVAEAAAGAHRYPDMGVVALRAALAERYGVDPERVATGCGSVALAEHLVRATCLPGDELVYSWRSFEAYPIIAATSGATSVRVPNGPDHGHDLAAMAAAVTDRTRMILVCNPNNPTGTFLRRAELERFLDTVPDDVLVVIDEAYREFVTDPDVPDGLTLADRPNVVVLRTLSKAWGLAGLRIGFLVAQPVVAAAIRKVVTPFSASAAAQAGALAALAQAEEMERRCALVVAERDRVTEALRKHVPDVPTSQANFVWLPLGDRSVAFGQACEARGVIVRPFAGDGVRVTIGAPAENDAFLAAADAVLA from the coding sequence ATGACCGACACCGGACGTCAGCAGCCGCCCCTGCGGCTCACCCGCGCCGACCTCGACGCGCTGCCCAACTACGTGCCCGGCCGCAGCCCCGCCGACCTGGCCCGCGAGCTGGGCATCCCGGAGGCCGTCAAATTGGCCAGCAACGAGGTGCCGTACGGGCCGCTGCCCGGCGTGGTGGAGGCGGTCGCCGAGGCCGCCGCCGGGGCGCACCGGTATCCGGACATGGGCGTGGTCGCGCTGCGCGCCGCCCTGGCCGAGCGGTACGGCGTGGACCCGGAGCGGGTCGCCACCGGCTGCGGGTCGGTGGCGTTGGCCGAGCACCTGGTCCGGGCCACCTGCCTGCCCGGGGACGAGCTGGTCTACTCGTGGCGCTCCTTCGAGGCGTACCCGATCATCGCGGCGACCAGCGGGGCGACCAGCGTGCGGGTGCCCAACGGCCCGGACCACGGGCACGACCTGGCCGCGATGGCCGCGGCGGTGACCGACCGGACCCGGATGATCCTGGTCTGCAACCCGAACAACCCCACCGGCACGTTCCTGCGTCGGGCCGAGCTGGAACGCTTCCTGGACACCGTGCCGGACGACGTGCTCGTGGTGATCGACGAGGCGTACCGGGAGTTCGTCACCGACCCCGACGTGCCGGACGGGCTCACGCTCGCCGACCGGCCGAACGTGGTGGTGCTGCGTACCCTCTCGAAGGCGTGGGGCCTGGCCGGGCTGCGGATCGGTTTCCTGGTCGCCCAGCCGGTGGTGGCCGCCGCGATCCGCAAGGTGGTGACCCCCTTCTCGGCCAGCGCCGCCGCGCAGGCCGGCGCGTTGGCCGCGCTCGCCCAGGCCGAGGAGATGGAACGCCGGTGCGCCCTGGTGGTCGCCGAGCGGGACCGGGTCACCGAGGCGCTGCGCAAGCACGTCCCGGACGTGCCGACCAGTCAGGCCAACTTCGTCTGGCTGCCGCTGGGCGACCGGTCGGTGGCGTTCGGGCAGGCGTGCGAGGCGCGCGGGGTGATCGTCCGGCCGTTCGCCGGTGACGGGGTGCGGGTCACCATCGGCGCCCCGGCCGAGAACGACGCGTTCCTGGCGGCGGCCGACGCCGTGCTGGCCTGA
- a CDS encoding RDD family protein, with protein sequence MSVQPGWYVDPADPETQRWWDGGGWIGAPIPADATPPDGPPPAEPPPSPTDSPTSGAAAGGATQQGTPVSGAATPGATGLPGPTSPAPGPGYGAPPPPGPTHPGWGHPGAGHPGAGQPGPTHPGWGQPGAGQPGWGPGAGGQPGPGWPSGGPLQHPPGQQFPPGQQPPPGYGQPPGQQPPPGQQPPPGYGPPPPGYAAPPGYPPGWPYGGHPAPPPRPHGLPLAGYGARFLARLIDFGIVFVLNAVVNGWFVWQFAKEMSPVWREIAARWSSGTANPTEPLPQPSDQAGSLQVVILLLATALWFAYEVPAMANGGQTFGKRVMGIRAVPLAGDQPLGFGRSFRRWNTLGLPTLLWYCCGLGLLLQLIDALSPLFDQPMRQALHDKRAQTVVVQVPRVTTPAREEPHDRARPPGESE encoded by the coding sequence GTGAGCGTGCAACCCGGCTGGTACGTCGACCCTGCCGACCCCGAGACCCAGCGTTGGTGGGACGGCGGGGGGTGGATCGGCGCGCCGATACCGGCCGACGCCACCCCGCCGGACGGGCCGCCGCCGGCCGAGCCGCCGCCCTCCCCCACCGACTCCCCGACCTCGGGGGCCGCGGCCGGTGGCGCGACGCAGCAGGGCACGCCGGTGTCCGGGGCCGCCACTCCCGGCGCCACCGGCCTGCCGGGCCCGACCTCGCCGGCCCCCGGTCCCGGGTACGGCGCCCCGCCCCCGCCCGGCCCGACCCACCCCGGCTGGGGCCACCCCGGCGCGGGCCACCCCGGCGCGGGTCAGCCCGGCCCGACCCACCCCGGCTGGGGTCAGCCCGGCGCGGGTCAGCCCGGCTGGGGTCCCGGGGCGGGCGGCCAGCCCGGCCCCGGCTGGCCGTCGGGCGGCCCACTTCAACATCCACCCGGACAGCAGTTCCCACCCGGACAGCAACCCCCGCCCGGGTACGGGCAGCCACCCGGACAGCAGCCACCACCCGGACAGCAGCCACCGCCCGGGTACGGGCCGCCGCCCCCCGGGTATGCCGCGCCGCCCGGGTACCCGCCGGGCTGGCCGTACGGCGGGCATCCGGCCCCGCCGCCGCGCCCGCACGGTCTGCCACTGGCCGGGTACGGGGCGCGCTTCCTGGCCCGCCTGATCGACTTCGGCATCGTCTTCGTGCTGAACGCGGTGGTGAACGGCTGGTTCGTCTGGCAGTTCGCCAAGGAGATGTCGCCGGTCTGGCGCGAGATCGCCGCCCGCTGGTCCAGTGGCACGGCCAACCCGACCGAGCCACTGCCGCAGCCCAGTGACCAGGCGGGCAGCCTCCAGGTGGTGATCCTGCTGCTCGCCACCGCCCTGTGGTTCGCCTACGAGGTGCCGGCGATGGCCAACGGCGGGCAGACCTTCGGCAAGCGGGTGATGGGGATCCGGGCGGTGCCGCTCGCCGGTGACCAGCCGCTCGGCTTCGGGCGCTCGTTCCGCCGCTGGAACACCCTCGGTCTACCCACCCTGCTCTGGTACTGCTGCGGCCTCGGTCTGCTGCTCCAGTTGATCGACGCGCTCTCGCCCCTGTTCGACCAGCCGATGCGTCAGGCCCTGCACGACAAGCGCGCCCAGACCGTCGTGGTCCAGGTGCCGCGCGTCACCACCCCCGCCCGCGAAGAACCGCACGACCGTGCCCGCCCCCCGGGAGAATCCGAATGA
- the hppD gene encoding 4-hydroxyphenylpyruvate dioxygenase: MTQAIDRPQSTEEVDVDALVGAVAHDTSHDPFPVRGLDHVAFLVGNAKQAAHYYSTAFGMTCVAYRGPEQGHRDYAEYVLTSGSARFVLRGAVRPDAPDAALVAKHSDGVSDIALEVPDVDAAYAHATGQGATGLLEPHDVTDEHGTVRMASIAAYGDTRHTLVDRSRYTGPFLPGFVARRPIVDRQPMIDAGLQPKRFFQAVDHVVGNVELGRMDEWVDFYRRVMGFTNMAEFIGDDIATDYSALMSKVVANGTRKVKFPLNEPAVARKKSQIDEYLEFYQGPGAQHIAVATNDILASVDAMRAAGVEFLDTPDSYYDDPELRARIGEVRVPIEELKARKILVDRDEDGYLLQIFTKPVQDRPTVFFELIERHGSLGFGKGNFKALFEAIEREQERRGNL, translated from the coding sequence ATGACCCAGGCGATCGACCGACCCCAGTCGACCGAAGAGGTCGACGTCGACGCGCTCGTCGGCGCTGTCGCGCACGACACCAGCCACGACCCGTTCCCGGTCCGGGGACTCGACCACGTCGCCTTCCTGGTCGGCAACGCCAAGCAGGCGGCGCACTACTACTCCACCGCCTTCGGCATGACCTGCGTGGCGTACCGGGGGCCGGAGCAGGGCCACCGGGACTACGCCGAGTACGTGCTGACCAGCGGTTCGGCCCGGTTCGTGCTCCGCGGCGCGGTCCGCCCCGACGCGCCGGACGCCGCCCTGGTCGCCAAGCACAGCGACGGCGTCTCCGACATCGCGCTGGAGGTCCCCGACGTCGACGCGGCGTACGCGCACGCCACCGGCCAGGGCGCGACCGGCCTGCTGGAGCCGCACGACGTCACCGACGAGCACGGCACCGTCCGGATGGCGAGCATCGCCGCGTACGGCGACACCCGGCACACCCTGGTCGACAGGTCCCGCTACACCGGCCCGTTCCTGCCCGGCTTCGTGGCCCGGCGGCCGATCGTCGACCGGCAGCCCATGATCGACGCCGGCCTCCAGCCGAAGCGGTTCTTCCAGGCGGTCGACCACGTGGTCGGCAACGTCGAGTTGGGCCGGATGGACGAATGGGTCGACTTCTACCGGCGGGTGATGGGCTTCACCAACATGGCGGAGTTCATCGGCGACGACATCGCCACCGACTATTCCGCGCTGATGAGCAAGGTCGTCGCCAACGGCACCCGCAAGGTGAAGTTCCCCCTGAACGAGCCGGCCGTCGCCCGCAAGAAGTCGCAGATCGACGAGTACCTGGAGTTCTACCAGGGCCCGGGGGCGCAGCACATCGCGGTGGCCACCAACGACATCCTGGCCAGCGTGGACGCGATGCGGGCGGCCGGCGTCGAGTTCCTGGACACGCCGGACTCCTACTACGACGACCCGGAGCTGCGCGCCCGGATCGGCGAGGTACGGGTGCCGATCGAGGAGCTGAAGGCCCGCAAGATCCTGGTCGACCGGGACGAGGACGGCTACCTGCTCCAGATCTTCACCAAGCCGGTGCAGGACCGACCGACAGTCTTCTTCGAGCTGATCGAACGGCACGGCTCGCTCGGCTTCGGCAAGGGCAACTTCAAGGCCCTCTTCGAGGCCATCGAGCGTGAGCAGGAAAGGCGCGGCAACCTCTGA
- a CDS encoding Lrp/AsnC family transcriptional regulator: MSTGQDVQLDRLDVRLVELLAAEPRIGVLECSRRLGVARGTVQARLDKLVDRGVVTGFGPDISPAAIGFAVTSFVTLEISQRQGHDPVTAHLAAIPEVLEAHTITGASDVLCRIVARSNADLQRVIDQIVAHPGISRASTIIALAEQLPYRVLPLVRSAVTEGREQPAAREQPAAGARERSGVAREQPAGRERPGRPR; this comes from the coding sequence GTGAGCACTGGGCAGGATGTACAGCTCGACCGACTCGACGTCAGGCTCGTCGAGCTGCTCGCCGCCGAGCCACGGATCGGGGTGCTGGAGTGTTCCCGCCGGCTCGGCGTGGCCCGGGGCACCGTGCAGGCACGGCTGGACAAGCTGGTCGACCGGGGCGTGGTGACCGGGTTCGGGCCGGACATCTCCCCGGCCGCCATCGGGTTCGCGGTGACCTCGTTCGTCACCCTGGAGATCAGCCAGCGGCAGGGGCACGATCCGGTGACCGCGCATCTCGCCGCGATCCCCGAGGTGCTGGAGGCGCACACCATCACCGGCGCCAGTGACGTGCTCTGCCGCATCGTGGCCCGGTCGAACGCCGACCTCCAGCGGGTCATCGACCAGATCGTCGCGCACCCCGGGATCTCCCGGGCGTCGACGATCATCGCGTTGGCCGAGCAGCTTCCGTACCGGGTGCTGCCGCTGGTCCGCTCGGCGGTGACGGAAGGCCGGGAGCAGCCGGCGGCACGGGAGCAGCCGGCGGCGGGAGCCCGGGAGCGGTCGGGGGTGGCACGGGAGCAGCCGGCGGGGCGGGAGCGTCCGGGTCGGCCCCGCTGA
- a CDS encoding MFS transporter — MTTARTAPAPERPATFRDVFAVAEFRALFAGFGIFLIGETVKMLALSVLVYERTGSGLIAALAYVTGFLPYAVGGVFLLALADRWPPRALMVGYDLLRLALVVVLAAGVLPPAGMLGLVFVVGLFGPVSSAARTALLPEILHGDAYVLGRSLFTVLSGGTQVVGFAVGGLLLGLVGPYGALWLTAVTCAISALLIRLGLRRRPRRDRGSAGPVRETWRGNRELLADRRVRGLLLAQWLPGSMLVGAEAVAVPYAAELGPGASAGVLLMAGAFGMLLGDLVVGRFVAPAARERLGPWLALLLGVPMLVFLLRPGLAVAAVLFGVAAAGFAYQLGLARRFLDAVPPTRRGQAFGLVSTGLMATQGLAAAGAGALSELTGPAVAMAAAGVASLACTLLLWRVLKAGKEPPGR; from the coding sequence GTGACCACTGCCCGCACCGCCCCGGCCCCCGAGCGGCCGGCCACCTTCCGGGACGTCTTCGCCGTCGCCGAGTTCCGGGCGCTCTTCGCCGGCTTCGGGATCTTCCTGATCGGCGAGACGGTCAAGATGCTCGCCCTGTCCGTGCTCGTCTACGAGCGCACCGGCTCCGGGCTGATCGCCGCGCTGGCGTACGTCACCGGCTTCCTGCCGTACGCGGTCGGTGGGGTGTTCCTGCTCGCCCTCGCCGACCGCTGGCCGCCGCGCGCCCTGATGGTCGGCTACGACCTGCTGCGGCTGGCCCTGGTGGTGGTGCTCGCCGCCGGCGTGCTACCCCCGGCCGGCATGCTCGGGCTGGTCTTCGTCGTCGGCCTGTTCGGGCCGGTCAGCAGCGCCGCCCGCACCGCCCTGCTGCCGGAGATCCTGCACGGCGACGCGTACGTGCTGGGCCGGTCGCTGTTCACCGTGCTCTCCGGCGGCACCCAGGTCGTCGGGTTCGCCGTCGGCGGGCTGCTGCTCGGCCTGGTCGGCCCGTACGGCGCGCTCTGGCTGACCGCCGTCACCTGCGCGATCTCCGCCCTGCTGATCCGGCTCGGCCTGCGTCGCCGGCCCCGCCGCGACCGTGGGTCGGCCGGCCCGGTCCGGGAGACCTGGCGGGGCAACCGGGAACTGCTCGCCGACCGGCGGGTCCGGGGACTGCTGCTGGCCCAGTGGCTGCCCGGCTCGATGCTGGTCGGGGCCGAGGCGGTCGCCGTGCCGTACGCCGCCGAACTGGGTCCCGGGGCCAGCGCCGGCGTGCTGCTGATGGCCGGCGCGTTCGGGATGCTCCTCGGTGACCTGGTGGTGGGCCGGTTCGTCGCCCCCGCCGCCCGGGAACGGCTCGGCCCGTGGCTGGCGCTGCTGCTCGGCGTGCCGATGCTGGTGTTCCTGCTGCGACCCGGTCTGGCCGTCGCCGCCGTGCTGTTCGGGGTGGCCGCCGCCGGCTTCGCCTACCAGCTCGGTCTGGCCCGCCGGTTCCTCGACGCCGTCCCGCCGACCCGGCGCGGCCAGGCGTTCGGGCTGGTCAGCACCGGACTGATGGCCACCCAGGGGCTCGCCGCGGCGGGCGCGGGCGCGCTCAGCGAGCTGACCGGCCCGGCCGTGGCGATGGCCGCCGCCGGCGTCGCCTCCCTCGCCTGCACCCTCCTGCTGTGGCGGGTGCTGAAGGCCGGGAAGGAGCCGCCCGGCAGGTAG
- a CDS encoding PQQ-binding-like beta-propeller repeat protein: MALVALTVSGVWNPWPGLWDAVNRSQPISEPDVTWQRRIGGTPKSVTIAGDAVVVEQRTRVEGRSLATGAPLWERKADWAAVAGGGRDSVVAVGKLLVKGYELLDPTTGAALRRDEAAVGVWTYRNLLLDARCAQATDCTVSAWDPRGTRPLWTAFLPGVESGFFADNPDLLGTRRLGGHRIDPGAAGPEPVPALLGFPVDGRVHVLETATGRVVRDVEPAREERLVTVGGRLLRIAARSQDGTCYFSISGQDVATGREVWRRDGLNLRTADNAGCVQREDPQGARNVVVGVAPDARETVVDAYDGRLLWVGVVGEKLLAVDDRHVLARTKDRRSVVGRELGGDRPRWSRKVGEKVSGALTPYAVVLSEDGPSRIVAVDPRDGRALANLRTSANVLAVGPAGMVVGEGREIGYVRFAGAAGGGPPDGGARPPGGVDGGGSRPGDGPGGDPGGGPAPVESCGPKRAGCPDPPGKDG, from the coding sequence ATCGCGTTGGTGGCGCTCACCGTCAGTGGCGTGTGGAACCCGTGGCCCGGCCTGTGGGACGCGGTCAACCGCAGCCAGCCGATCTCCGAGCCGGACGTGACCTGGCAGCGGCGCATCGGCGGCACGCCGAAGAGCGTCACCATCGCCGGGGACGCCGTCGTGGTCGAGCAACGGACCCGGGTGGAGGGCCGCAGCCTCGCCACCGGCGCGCCGTTGTGGGAACGCAAGGCGGACTGGGCGGCGGTCGCCGGGGGTGGCCGCGACTCCGTGGTCGCGGTGGGCAAGCTCCTGGTCAAGGGGTACGAGCTGCTCGACCCGACCACCGGCGCGGCGCTCCGCCGCGACGAGGCGGCGGTGGGCGTCTGGACGTACCGGAACCTCCTGCTGGACGCCCGCTGCGCGCAGGCCACCGACTGCACGGTGAGCGCCTGGGACCCGCGCGGGACCCGGCCCCTCTGGACGGCGTTCCTGCCCGGCGTGGAGAGCGGGTTCTTCGCCGACAACCCGGACCTGCTCGGCACCCGACGGCTGGGCGGGCACCGGATCGACCCCGGCGCGGCCGGCCCCGAGCCGGTGCCCGCCCTGCTCGGGTTCCCGGTCGACGGCCGGGTGCACGTGCTGGAGACGGCGACCGGGCGGGTGGTGCGCGACGTCGAGCCCGCCCGGGAGGAACGCCTGGTCACCGTGGGTGGGCGGCTGCTGCGGATCGCTGCCCGATCCCAGGACGGCACGTGCTACTTCAGCATCTCCGGGCAGGACGTCGCCACCGGCCGGGAGGTGTGGCGGCGGGACGGACTCAACCTGCGGACCGCCGACAACGCCGGCTGCGTCCAGCGGGAGGACCCGCAGGGCGCGCGGAACGTGGTGGTCGGGGTGGCCCCGGACGCCCGCGAGACGGTGGTCGACGCGTACGACGGACGGCTGCTCTGGGTGGGCGTGGTGGGGGAGAAGCTGCTCGCCGTCGACGACCGGCACGTGCTGGCCCGGACGAAGGACAGACGCTCGGTCGTCGGGCGGGAGTTGGGCGGTGACCGCCCCCGGTGGAGCCGGAAGGTCGGCGAGAAGGTGTCCGGGGCGCTCACCCCGTACGCGGTGGTGCTCAGCGAGGACGGCCCGTCCCGGATCGTCGCCGTCGACCCGCGCGACGGCAGGGCGCTGGCGAACCTCCGTACCTCGGCGAACGTGCTGGCCGTGGGGCCGGCCGGCATGGTGGTCGGCGAGGGCCGGGAGATCGGGTACGTCAGGTTCGCCGGCGCGGCCGGCGGCGGGCCGCCCGACGGTGGGGCGCGCCCACCGGGCGGCGTCGACGGCGGCGGCTCGCGGCCGGGCGACGGCCCGGGCGGTGACCCGGGTGGCGGACCCGCCCCGGTGGAGAGCTGCGGCCCGAAACGTGCGGGCTGCCCGGACCCGCCCGGCAAGGACGGTTGA
- a CDS encoding fumarate hydratase, with the protein MSSAAAFTYAPLLPVGPDQTEYRLVTDEGVDVVNGPGGRRFLTVEQSALTALTAEAMHDIAHFLRPAHLAQLRSIIDDPAASPNDRFVALDLLRNANIAAGGVLPMCQDTGTAIVMGKRGRHVLTDGADAEAISRGVYQAYTKLNLRYSQLAPLTMWEERNTGSNLPAQVDLYAEDPDGHPDAYKFLFMAKGGGSANKSYLYQETKALLNPTRMMRFLEEKLRLIGTSACPPYHLAVVVGGTSAEYALKTAKYASAKYLDALPTEGSMAAHGFRDLELEAEVLELTRNFGIGAQFGGRYFCHDVRVVRLPRHGASCPVAIAVSCSADRQAVAKITPSGVWLERLETDPARFLPEVTDETLDTEQVVRVDLNRPMAEIRAELSKYPVKTRLSLTGPLVVARDIAHAKIAERLDAGEPMPQYLRDHAVYYAGPAKTPEGYASGSFGPTTAGRMDAYVEKFQAAGGSLVMLAKGNRSAQVTRSCHQHGGFYLGSIGGPAARLAQDCIRHVEVLEYPELGMEAVWKIEVEDFPAFIVVDDKGEDFFAEVTKPVLTIGARR; encoded by the coding sequence ATGAGCAGTGCCGCCGCGTTCACCTACGCCCCCTTGCTCCCGGTCGGTCCCGATCAGACGGAGTACCGCCTGGTCACCGACGAGGGGGTCGACGTCGTCAACGGTCCGGGTGGCCGGCGGTTCCTCACCGTCGAGCAGTCCGCGCTCACCGCGTTGACCGCCGAGGCGATGCACGACATCGCGCACTTCCTGCGCCCGGCCCACCTGGCCCAGTTGCGGTCGATCATCGACGATCCGGCGGCGTCGCCGAACGACCGGTTCGTCGCCCTGGACCTGCTGCGCAACGCCAACATCGCGGCCGGCGGCGTGCTGCCCATGTGCCAGGACACCGGCACCGCGATCGTGATGGGCAAGCGTGGCCGGCACGTGCTCACCGACGGCGCGGACGCGGAGGCGATCTCGCGGGGCGTGTACCAGGCGTACACAAAACTGAACCTGCGCTACTCGCAGCTCGCCCCGCTGACCATGTGGGAGGAGCGCAACACCGGCAGCAACCTGCCGGCCCAGGTCGACCTGTACGCCGAGGACCCGGACGGCCACCCGGACGCGTACAAGTTCCTGTTCATGGCCAAGGGCGGCGGCTCGGCCAACAAGTCGTACCTCTACCAGGAGACCAAGGCGCTGCTGAACCCGACCCGGATGATGCGGTTCCTGGAGGAGAAGCTGCGGCTGATCGGCACCTCGGCCTGCCCGCCGTACCACCTGGCCGTCGTCGTCGGCGGCACCTCCGCCGAGTACGCGCTGAAGACCGCCAAGTACGCCTCCGCGAAGTACCTCGACGCGCTGCCCACCGAGGGGTCGATGGCCGCGCACGGCTTCCGTGACCTGGAGTTGGAGGCCGAGGTCCTGGAGCTGACCCGCAACTTCGGCATCGGCGCGCAGTTCGGCGGGCGGTACTTCTGCCACGACGTGCGGGTGGTCCGACTGCCCCGGCACGGCGCGTCCTGCCCGGTGGCGATCGCGGTGTCCTGCTCGGCGGACCGGCAGGCGGTCGCCAAGATCACCCCGTCGGGCGTGTGGCTGGAGCGGCTGGAAACCGACCCGGCCCGCTTCCTGCCCGAGGTCACCGACGAGACCCTGGACACCGAGCAGGTCGTCCGGGTGGACCTGAACCGCCCGATGGCCGAGATCCGCGCCGAGCTGTCCAAGTACCCGGTGAAGACCCGGCTGTCGCTGACCGGCCCGCTGGTCGTCGCCCGGGACATCGCCCACGCCAAGATCGCCGAGCGGTTGGACGCGGGCGAGCCGATGCCGCAGTACCTGCGCGACCACGCCGTCTACTACGCCGGCCCGGCGAAGACCCCCGAGGGGTACGCGTCCGGCTCGTTCGGCCCGACCACCGCCGGCCGGATGGACGCGTACGTGGAGAAGTTCCAGGCGGCCGGCGGCTCGCTGGTCATGCTGGCCAAGGGCAACCGGTCCGCCCAGGTGACCCGCTCCTGCCACCAGCACGGCGGCTTCTACCTCGGCTCGATCGGCGGCCCGGCGGCCCGGCTCGCCCAGGACTGCATCAGGCACGTGGAGGTCCTCGAATACCCCGAGCTGGGCATGGAGGCGGTCTGGAAGATCGAGGTGGAGGACTTCCCGGCGTTCATCGTGGTGGACGACAAGGGCGAGGACTTCTTCGCCGAGGTCACCAAGCCCGTCCTCACCATCGGCGCCCGCCGCTGA